The Euphorbia lathyris chromosome 3, ddEupLath1.1, whole genome shotgun sequence genome contains a region encoding:
- the LOC136224562 gene encoding pentatricopeptide repeat-containing protein At3g26782, mitochondrial, whose translation MSAFKTNSNSFLMSLYRKIYRSHYSTTAASNSNLTTLFNKYFDHTDVFSWNSIIADLARSGDSVESLRAFSSMRKLNLKPTRSTFPCTIKACSALLDLHSGKQTHQQAILFGFQSDLFVSSALIDMYSKSGLLCDARNLFDEIPQRNIVTWTSMISGYVQNDYANEGLLLFKDFLTAKSEDTEVCMDSVAMVSVLSACSRVHMKGVTEGIHVCLVKMGLDKEIVIENALLDAYAKGGAVDVAAKMFDRIAEKDDVSWNSIIAVYAQNGLSREAFQVFQRMIQDSNVKYNAVTLSTLFLACAHSGALRIGKCMHDKVIRMGFEDNVVLGTSIIDMYCKCGQVKMAKNAFDGMKEKNVKSWSAMIAGYGMHGYARESLDVFYKMIRCGVKPNYITFLSVLSACSHAGLLDEGWYWFKAMSHQFHVQPGIEHYGCMVDLLGRGGRLYEAYDLIRKMKVKADFVVWGSLLAACRIHKNVELAEICGRELFKLDPSNCGYYILLKSIYADAGRWKDVERMRVVIKERRLVKPRGFSMVEVKGRVHVFLVGDEEHPEYKKIYRFMEELMSKLQEVGYVANVASVVHDVEEEEKGMALRFHSEKLAVVYGVMNSSPGSTIHIIKNLRICADCHTLIKLLSNIVDRQIVLRDSKRFHHFKDGLCTCGDYW comes from the exons atgaGTGCATTCAAAACAAATTCTAATTCATTTCTGATGAGTCTTTATCGAAAAATCTACCGAAGCCATTATTCAACAACAGCTGCATCCAATTCTAATCTAACAACTTTGTTCAACAAATACTTTGATCACACCGATGTCTTCTCCTGGAACTCCATCATCGCCGACTTGGCTCGCAGCGGCGATTCTGTTGAGTCTCTTCGCGCTTTTTCCTCAATGCGAAAACTTAATCTCAAACCAACCCGCTCTACCTTCCCTTGCACAATCAAAGCATGCTCGGCTCTGCTCGATCTTCACTCCGGGAAGCAAACCCATCAACAAGCTATTCTTTTTGGGTTCCAGTCAGACCTTTTTGTCTCATCAGCTCTAATTGATATGTACTCCAAATCTGGCTTACTGTGTGATGCTAGAAACCTGTTCGATGAAATTCCTCAACGGAACATTGTGACATGGACTTCGATGATCAGCGGATATGTCCAAAATGACTATGCCAATGAAGGGTTGTTGCTTTTTAAAGACTTCTTGACTGCAAAAAGTGAAGACACTGAGGTTTGTATGGATTCGGTTGCTATGGTTTCCGTTTTATCAGCATGTTCTCGAGTTCATATGAAGGGAGTGACTGAAGGAATTCATGTTTGCTTGGTAAAAATGGGATTGGATAAAGAGATCGTAATTGAAAACGCTTTGTTAGATGCATATGCAAAGGGTGGTGCGGTAGATGTTGCCGCCAAGATGTTTGATAGAATAGCTGAGAAGGATGATGTTTCCTGGAATTCAATTATTGCCGTGTATGCCCAAAATGGGTTATCTAGAGAGGCTTTTCAAGTTTTTCAAAGGATGATACAGGATAGCAATGTCAAATACAATGCAGTTACATTGTCCACCTTGTTTTTAGCTTGTGCACATTCAGGGGCCTTGCGGATAGGAAAGTGTATGCATGATAAG GTAATAAGGATGGGTTTTGAGGATAATGTGGTTTTGGGAACCTCAATCATAGACATGTATTGTAAGTGTGGGCAAGTTAAGATGGCAAAAAATGCATTTGATGGGATGAAGGAGAAAAATGTGAAATCATGGAGTGCCATGATTGCAGGTTATGGAATGCATGGGTATGCGAGAGAATCTTTGGATGTTTTCTACAAGATGATAAGGTGTGGGGTAAAACCAAATTACATAACTTTTCTTTCAGTTTTATCTGCTTGTAGCCATGCTGGTCTGTTAGATGAAGGCTGGTATTGGTTCAAAGCCATGAGTCACCAATTTCATGTACAACCGGGGATTGAGCACTATGGTTGCATGGTTGATCTTCTTGGTCGGGGGGGTCGtctctatgaagcttatgattTGATAAGGAAAATGAAGGTGAAAGCTGATTTTGTTGTTTGGGGTTCTCTTCTTGCAGCTTGTAGAATTCACAAAAATGTGGAGCTTGCAGAGATTTGTGGAAGGGAGTTGTTCAAGTTAGATCCAAGTAATTGTGGATATTATATCCTACTTAAAAGCATATATGCTGATGCTGGAAGGTGGAAAGATGTTGAAAGGATGAGAGTGGTAATAAAAGAGAGAAGACTAGTTAAACCAAGAGGATTCAGTATGGTTGAAGTGAAGGGTAGGGTGCATGTATTCTTGGTTGGGGATGAAGAACATCCTGAATATAAAAAGATATACAGGTTTATGGAAGAGCTAATGAGTAAGCTTCAAGAAGTTGGGTATGTAGCTAATGTAGCTTCAGTTGTTCATGAtgttgaggaagaagagaagGGAATGGCACTGAGATTTCACAGTGAGAAGTTGGCTGTGGTGTATGGGGTTATGAATTCATCACCTGGTTCAACAATTCATATCATTAAAAATCTTAGGATTTGTGCAGACTGTCATACTCTTATTAAGCTTCTTTCCAATATTGTCGACAGACAAATCGTACTAAGAGATTCAAAGCGATTTCATCATTTCAAAGATGGTTTATGTACATGTGGAGATTATTGGTGA